One window of the Candidatus Cloacimonadota bacterium genome contains the following:
- the atpF gene encoding F0F1 ATP synthase subunit B, whose protein sequence is MVSIDYTLILVIINFVILLIVLKKLLYKPLAKYLAEREKQIKGDLDESRLKKEESEAILEEQKQLLREAKQDAKDTREKAIKNSKLAAEEMMKEAHKHKADIVNDAQKVIENEVASAKQELKEEVGLMVVNMAEKILGKKLDKENDAELIKSIVRSRPNMPNEEI, encoded by the coding sequence TTTTGTTATCCTGCTGATTGTTCTCAAAAAGTTGCTCTACAAACCTCTTGCCAAATATCTCGCGGAAAGAGAAAAGCAAATCAAGGGAGACTTGGATGAATCTCGTCTGAAAAAGGAAGAATCCGAAGCAATCCTCGAAGAACAGAAGCAGCTCCTCAGGGAAGCAAAACAGGATGCAAAAGATACAAGAGAAAAAGCTATTAAAAACTCTAAACTCGCAGCCGAAGAAATGATGAAAGAAGCTCATAAACACAAAGCAGATATCGTGAATGATGCTCAAAAAGTGATTGAAAATGAAGTTGCATCCGCAAAGCAGGAACTAAAAGAAGAAGTTGGGCTGATGGTTGTGAACATGGCAGAGAAAATTCTTGGGAAAAAATTGGACAAAGAAAATGATGCTGAGCTCATCAAATCCATAGTTCGGTCACGTCCGAATATGCCTAACGAGGAGATTTAG